A region of the Drosophila ananassae strain 14024-0371.13 chromosome XL, ASM1763931v2, whole genome shotgun sequence genome:
GATGCGGAAGAAGAACAAATGATCCAGACACTTCAGGCTAATGGATCGCAGTGCCGGCAGTCGCAACAGGAGCTGTGCAAATCGTCCATCATCACCGGGATGCTCCTGCCGACAGTGCTCGTCCAGGCAGGCGTACACCTTCTCCCGGCACATCTCAATCTCGGACCGATTCTTGATCCCCCGTATATCCGGATTGTAAAGGATGATCGCCTTCAGGCAGGTCAGTTCGCGTCTATCCAGATTCAGGCGCTTCATCTTAACACTCAGCTCCGATAGGATTCTGTCGAAGATGGTCGATACGCCGGCCTTGATTGCACTGTTCCGATGGTACGAGAAGCTCTGATTGAGGAAGAGCTGCTGTGGCTGCAACACCGGTGATCTCCTGTCGAAGGAGCTGTCGTGCGACAGaccgccgccaccaccaccgccgccgccgccgcccatGGTGTCATCCAGTGACACGATGCTACACCAGGCGACATTCGCGATCAACAGCTCGTTCCAGCCGGCCTTCAGCAGGATGACCTGATCGTCCAGCGGCAGTTGGGCAAAGTGCGGCATCATGCGTGCATACTCGACCATCTGGTAGAGCTGCTTGTTCACAACTTGGCACAGAGCGGACACGGCGCCCTTGTAGTCCGGCTGGACGGTGGAATTGGGTCCCACTCGCAGGAACGACAGCGCTCGATCCCCGCAATGCGCCTCGGCCCGCTGTTCGGCGTCCATCAGCCGTTCGATGGTGAAGTCCCGGGACACATTATTGGCCATGAAGTCATCAGAACCGTTACCGGTTCCACCCAATCCACCGCCATTGCCGCCGCCACCCAAGGACGAGGAGCCCAACGAGCCGGGTGTaccgccgccaccaccaccaccgacGCTCAGCCGTCCGGCCGAGTTGCGGGCACCACGCTGACGCTCCTCCTGGACAGCCTCCCGTTTCATGCCACAGGTTAGGCACTTCTGGTATCGGCAGTACTGGCAGCGATTCCTTTGCCGCTTATCGATGATACAGTTGCGATTCTCG
Encoded here:
- the LOC6504656 gene encoding protein ultraspiracle, translating into MDNCDQDASFRLGHQIKEEVKPDISQLNDSNNSSFSPKAESPGPFMQGMSMAHVLPNNNNSSGVQDQLAQAPNSAAAAAAAAVAAASAIQQQYPPNHPLSNSKHLCSICGDRASGKHYGVYSCEGCKGFFKRTVRKDLTYACRENRNCIIDKRQRNRCQYCRYQKCLTCGMKREAVQEERQRGARNSAGRLSVGGGGGGGTPGSLGSSSLGGGGNGGGLGGTGNGSDDFMANNVSRDFTIERLMDAEQRAEAHCGDRALSFLRVGPNSTVQPDYKGAVSALCQVVNKQLYQMVEYARMMPHFAQLPLDDQVILLKAGWNELLIANVAWCSIVSLDDTMGGGGGGGGGGGLSHDSSFDRRSPVLQPQQLFLNQSFSYHRNSAIKAGVSTIFDRILSELSVKMKRLNLDRRELTCLKAIILYNPDIRGIKNRSEIEMCREKVYACLDEHCRQEHPGDDGRFAQLLLRLPALRSISLKCLDHLFFFRIISDRPLEELFIEQLEATPPPGLAMKLE